A genomic segment from Chitinophaga flava encodes:
- a CDS encoding ribonuclease P protein component, whose translation METLFREGKAFSVFPFRVIYLPVKELPVNKFPVQVGFSASSRRFPHAVDRNRIKRLSREAWRLQKQGLYDHLHAESRRLAVFLVYTDKKIADFSTLHHKISVILEKLKTSY comes from the coding sequence ATTGAAACGCTTTTTCGTGAAGGAAAAGCGTTTTCTGTTTTCCCGTTCCGTGTTATTTACCTGCCCGTTAAGGAGCTGCCGGTGAACAAATTCCCGGTGCAGGTAGGTTTTAGCGCCTCTTCCCGTCGTTTCCCCCATGCGGTTGATCGTAACCGTATCAAGCGTCTCTCCCGCGAAGCCTGGCGCCTGCAAAAGCAGGGGCTCTATGACCACCTGCATGCCGAATCCCGCCGGCTCGCCGTTTTCCTCGTGTACACCGACAAAAAAATAGCGGATTTTTCTACCCTGCACCACAAAATTTCGGTAATTTTAGAGAAATTGAAAACTAGCTACTAG
- the yidD gene encoding membrane protein insertion efficiency factor YidD has translation MMKRWLSYPFIFLIKIYQWFISPLLGAKCRYTPSCSQYGLEAFKKYGVFKGGYLTIKRILSCHPWGGHGYDPVP, from the coding sequence ATGATGAAGCGCTGGTTAAGTTACCCGTTTATCTTCCTGATAAAAATCTATCAGTGGTTTATATCTCCACTACTTGGCGCCAAATGCCGTTATACGCCCTCCTGCTCCCAATACGGGCTGGAAGCATTTAAAAAATATGGCGTCTTTAAAGGAGGCTATCTCACGATAAAACGTATCTTGTCTTGCCATCCCTGGGGTGGGCACGGCTATGATCCCGTACCCTGA
- a CDS encoding S41 family peptidase, whose product MRAFFNKRKKLAAALLLLITAGGLFAYNESDRYFQIAKNLDIFAAFYRELNTYYVDDLPPEKVMHKGIEAILEETDPFTDFVTEENLDDLKFMATGKYGGVGASINKNGEWTAITDVYEGSPMDKAGVKPGDIIVTMDGKSVKDTPQEEISKLLKGAPGTHLDILFRNPVTNAETAKKIIREEINVKPVSFSGMASKDIGYIRMTQFTENSGAMVRAAFQQLKQNNPAMKGVILDLRGNPGGLLDEAVVVANIFVDKNKLIVSTKGKVKNWDRNYETADLPLDTHIPLAVLTNHSSASASEIVAGAIQDLDRGLVIGQRSYGKGLVQTTRQLPYNTKLKVTTAKYYTPSGRCIQAIDYSHRNEDGSVDYVPDSLKKKFTTQNGRTVKDGGGIEPDTSVAPTYISQVAVSLLRKQYIFDYATSYYYSHPKIAPAASFTLTDEAFADFERYLDNKDYSYKTRSEDALENFKNTAKKEKYYDAVSKELEQLEQKMKHDKKQDLLKNKTEIRQLLEEEITNRYYSQQGRIARALTWDRDVNAAISMLRDPVKYKQLLSADRK is encoded by the coding sequence ATGCGTGCTTTTTTTAATAAAAGAAAAAAACTGGCAGCAGCACTGCTGTTACTGATCACCGCCGGCGGCCTCTTCGCTTACAACGAAAGCGACCGCTACTTCCAGATTGCCAAAAACCTGGATATTTTCGCCGCTTTTTACCGGGAACTGAATACCTACTACGTAGATGATCTGCCCCCGGAGAAAGTGATGCATAAAGGCATAGAAGCCATCCTTGAAGAAACAGATCCCTTCACCGATTTTGTGACGGAAGAAAACCTGGACGACCTGAAATTTATGGCCACCGGCAAATATGGCGGAGTAGGTGCCTCCATCAATAAAAACGGAGAATGGACAGCAATCACCGACGTTTACGAGGGCAGTCCCATGGACAAAGCCGGTGTAAAACCCGGTGATATCATCGTTACTATGGATGGCAAATCTGTAAAGGATACCCCCCAGGAAGAAATCAGCAAACTGCTGAAAGGCGCTCCCGGTACCCACCTCGATATCCTCTTCCGTAACCCGGTAACCAACGCGGAAACCGCCAAAAAAATCATCCGGGAGGAAATCAATGTAAAACCGGTTAGTTTTTCCGGTATGGCCAGCAAAGACATCGGTTATATCCGCATGACGCAGTTCACCGAAAACAGCGGTGCCATGGTCCGCGCCGCCTTCCAGCAGCTGAAACAGAACAACCCCGCCATGAAAGGGGTTATCCTGGACCTGCGCGGCAACCCCGGCGGTTTGCTGGATGAGGCCGTGGTAGTGGCTAATATCTTCGTGGATAAAAACAAACTGATCGTTAGCACCAAAGGCAAAGTGAAGAACTGGGACCGTAATTACGAAACTGCCGATCTTCCGCTGGATACACATATCCCGCTGGCTGTGCTCACCAACCACTCTTCTGCTTCCGCTTCAGAAATCGTGGCAGGGGCCATTCAGGACCTCGACAGGGGCCTCGTAATAGGGCAACGCTCCTACGGAAAGGGGCTGGTGCAAACAACCCGCCAGCTGCCTTATAATACCAAACTGAAGGTGACTACCGCCAAGTACTATACGCCCAGCGGCCGCTGTATACAGGCTATCGACTATTCCCACCGTAATGAAGATGGTAGTGTAGACTATGTGCCCGACTCCCTGAAGAAAAAATTTACTACCCAAAACGGCCGTACAGTAAAAGACGGCGGCGGTATAGAACCGGACACCAGCGTGGCACCTACCTATATCAGCCAGGTGGCTGTAAGCCTGCTGCGTAAACAGTATATCTTTGATTATGCTACTTCCTACTACTACAGCCATCCTAAAATAGCACCAGCTGCAAGCTTTACGCTAACAGACGAAGCATTCGCCGATTTTGAGCGTTACCTCGACAATAAAGACTACAGCTATAAAACACGGAGTGAAGACGCGCTGGAGAATTTCAAGAACACCGCGAAGAAAGAGAAATACTACGATGCTGTGTCCAAGGAACTGGAACAGCTGGAACAGAAAATGAAACATGATAAGAAACAGGATCTGCTGAAGAATAAAACGGAGATCAGGCAGCTGCTGGAAGAAGAAATCACCAACCGCTATTATTCCCAGCAGGGAAGGATTGCCAGGGCGCTGACCTGGGACAGGGATGTAAATGCCGCCATCAGTATGCTGCGCGACCCTGTGAAATATAAACAACTGTTATCGGCCGACCGGAAATAA
- a CDS encoding Gfo/Idh/MocA family protein, whose product MPVNSNENSRRHFISKFAKGVVGASLLPSIITAADRKRNIESLSRLNEKYAANDHIQVALIGAGGMGTADANTAITVPGVKLVAACDLYDGRLADAKKKWGNDIFTTRNYNEILDRKDIDAVIIAVPDFWHKEISVAAMNKGKSVYCEKPMVHDVSEGPAVVDAQKRNGKVVYQVGSQGMSSLGNEKARQLLKDGAIGKLNYAEGFWARMSPTGAWQYPIPADASPKTVDWDAYLKNAPKRAFDPLRFFRWRNYKDYGTGVSGDLFVHLFSSLHLVTGSIGPNKVMATGGLRYWNDGREVPDVMLGMFDYPETAVHPAFNLSLRVNFVDGTGGTNYLRMVGSEGSMTVEWDRVTLYRNNVAVDENDPLAAANAAAEAKKSFTYHRADILPQDKMVYEAEKGYKGAHFDHFYNLFNAMRTGGKVAEDPLFGFRAAAPALLCNESYFNNKIIQWDPQNLKVI is encoded by the coding sequence ATGCCAGTAAATTCCAACGAAAACTCCCGCCGGCATTTTATCAGCAAGTTTGCCAAAGGTGTAGTAGGGGCCTCTCTGCTACCCAGCATTATTACCGCTGCTGATAGAAAACGGAATATTGAATCACTATCACGCCTAAACGAAAAATATGCAGCCAACGATCATATCCAGGTAGCCCTGATTGGTGCCGGTGGTATGGGCACAGCAGATGCCAACACCGCGATCACCGTACCAGGTGTGAAGCTGGTAGCAGCCTGTGATTTGTATGACGGCCGTTTGGCAGATGCAAAAAAGAAATGGGGCAATGATATATTCACTACCCGCAACTATAATGAGATCCTGGATCGTAAGGATATTGATGCCGTGATCATTGCGGTACCCGACTTCTGGCATAAAGAGATTTCTGTAGCCGCCATGAACAAAGGTAAATCGGTGTATTGCGAGAAGCCTATGGTTCATGATGTGAGCGAAGGTCCTGCTGTAGTGGACGCACAGAAAAGAAACGGCAAAGTGGTGTACCAGGTAGGTAGCCAGGGCATGAGTTCACTGGGTAACGAAAAAGCCCGTCAGTTGCTGAAAGATGGTGCTATCGGTAAACTCAACTATGCAGAAGGGTTCTGGGCACGTATGTCGCCTACCGGTGCCTGGCAGTATCCTATCCCGGCCGATGCCTCTCCTAAAACAGTAGACTGGGACGCTTATCTCAAAAACGCGCCCAAGCGTGCATTTGACCCGCTGCGTTTCTTCCGCTGGCGTAATTACAAAGACTATGGTACCGGTGTTTCCGGCGACCTGTTTGTACATCTGTTCTCCAGTCTGCACCTGGTGACCGGTTCTATCGGTCCGAATAAAGTGATGGCTACAGGTGGTCTGCGTTATTGGAACGATGGCAGGGAAGTACCAGACGTTATGCTGGGTATGTTTGATTATCCTGAAACAGCGGTTCATCCGGCATTTAACCTGTCATTGCGTGTCAACTTCGTAGATGGCACCGGTGGTACCAACTACCTGCGTATGGTGGGCAGCGAAGGTTCCATGACAGTAGAGTGGGATCGTGTAACCTTGTACCGTAACAATGTAGCCGTGGATGAAAATGATCCGCTGGCTGCTGCCAACGCAGCTGCTGAAGCTAAAAAATCGTTTACCTATCACCGTGCAGACATCCTGCCGCAGGATAAAATGGTGTATGAAGCAGAGAAAGGTTATAAAGGTGCGCATTTTGACCACTTCTACAATCTCTTCAATGCTATGCGTACCGGTGGTAAAGTAGCAGAAGATCCGCTGTTCGGCTTCCGTGCAGCAGCACCTGCCTTGTTGTGCAATGAAAGTTATTTCAACAACAAGATCATTCAGTGGGATCCACAGAATCTGAAAGTTATTTAA
- a CDS encoding 3-keto-disaccharide hydrolase: protein MKKLLVPALSVMAVTVMSCGGGATKETKDTTAVHADSTAAHTSAAVVDTSAITALSEADKAAGWQLLFNGTSKDGWRGFRNKPTDTWVAENGILHCLGSATDKSDKRGDLITDKEFENFELTADWKLAAQGNSGILYMVTEAFDAPYLSGPEYQIIDDNNFPDKLEDWQKTGANYAMNPPLVAASNPIGQWNTTRIVVNKGHVEHWLNGQKTAEYELWTDEWKKHKEEGKWKDAKGYGMSKKGHIALQDHGSEIWLKNIKIKEL, encoded by the coding sequence ATGAAAAAGTTATTAGTACCAGCCTTGTCTGTAATGGCCGTTACCGTGATGTCATGTGGCGGAGGCGCTACAAAGGAAACCAAAGATACAACAGCCGTACATGCTGATTCTACCGCTGCACATACATCTGCGGCAGTAGTGGATACTTCCGCCATCACTGCCCTCAGCGAAGCTGACAAGGCAGCAGGATGGCAGCTGCTGTTCAATGGTACCAGCAAAGATGGCTGGCGTGGTTTCAGAAACAAACCTACGGATACCTGGGTAGCAGAGAATGGTATCTTGCATTGCCTGGGCAGTGCTACCGATAAAAGCGATAAACGTGGTGACCTGATCACCGATAAGGAATTTGAGAACTTTGAACTGACAGCAGACTGGAAACTGGCGGCACAGGGTAATAGCGGCATTCTGTATATGGTGACCGAAGCATTTGATGCTCCTTATCTGAGTGGTCCGGAATATCAGATCATTGATGATAACAACTTCCCGGATAAACTGGAAGACTGGCAGAAGACCGGTGCCAACTATGCGATGAATCCTCCGCTGGTAGCGGCATCCAATCCTATCGGACAATGGAACACTACCCGGATTGTTGTCAACAAAGGCCATGTGGAACACTGGTTGAACGGACAGAAAACAGCCGAGTATGAGTTGTGGACAGATGAATGGAAGAAACACAAGGAAGAAGGAAAATGGAAAGATGCCAAAGGCTACGGAATGTCTAAAAAAGGCCACATTGCGTTGCAGGACCACGGTAGTGAGATCTGGCTCAAGAATATTAAAATCAAGGAACTGTAG
- a CDS encoding superoxide dismutase, with product MAFTLPSLPYATDALEPHFDKLTMEIHHGKHHQAYVDNLNKAIAGTENENKSLEELVANAGKISPAVRNNGGGHWNHSFFWTSLAPNAGGKPSGKLAEAIDSTFGSFDAFKEKFNAAGATRFGSGWAWLLLKDGKLEVTSTPNQDNPLMDVAEVKGTPILGVDVWEHAYYLKYQNRRPEYLNAFWNVIDWNAISKRYEAAAK from the coding sequence ATGGCATTTACACTCCCGAGCTTACCCTACGCTACTGATGCGTTAGAGCCTCATTTTGATAAATTGACAATGGAAATTCACCACGGTAAGCACCATCAGGCATATGTTGACAATCTGAACAAAGCGATTGCCGGCACTGAGAATGAGAATAAATCCCTGGAAGAACTGGTGGCAAATGCTGGTAAAATAAGCCCTGCTGTAAGAAACAACGGCGGTGGTCACTGGAATCACAGCTTCTTCTGGACAAGCCTCGCTCCTAATGCAGGTGGCAAACCTTCCGGTAAACTGGCAGAAGCAATCGACAGCACCTTCGGTTCTTTCGATGCTTTCAAAGAAAAATTCAACGCTGCCGGCGCTACCCGCTTCGGTTCCGGTTGGGCATGGCTGCTCCTGAAAGACGGTAAACTGGAAGTTACTTCCACTCCTAACCAGGACAACCCGCTGATGGATGTTGCTGAAGTAAAAGGCACTCCTATCCTGGGCGTTGACGTATGGGAACACGCATACTACCTGAAATATCAAAACCGTCGTCCGGAATACCTGAATGCATTCTGGAACGTAATCGACTGGAACGCTATCAGCAAAAGATATGAAGCTGCCGCTAAATAA
- a CDS encoding LuxR C-terminal-related transcriptional regulator, which produces MHTGSDLGQNLSLSALRKENEQLRDRNQLLESILNSVPAMLYCYDNNNKSITWCNAGLAETFGFTVTELTGMGMEFFQHIMHPDDFALAVVAQQSFIDNKSHFGGVARIRKKGEEEYRWLLGLEVPFTWDADGRVREIICAFLDLTHAIDTNAQISVALSEILRRQNENLLNKLTAREKDVLGLAVQGLNNKEIAHSLNLSRYTVETHRKNIRLKLKVRNTTELVAIARKIGYQ; this is translated from the coding sequence ATGCATACAGGCTCGGACTTAGGGCAAAACCTTTCTCTCTCCGCTTTGCGAAAGGAAAATGAGCAATTAAGAGATCGTAATCAGTTGTTAGAGAGCATTCTGAACAGTGTACCCGCAATGCTTTACTGTTATGATAACAACAACAAATCCATTACCTGGTGTAATGCTGGTCTGGCGGAGACATTTGGATTTACTGTCACAGAGTTGACTGGCATGGGAATGGAATTTTTCCAGCATATTATGCATCCCGACGATTTCGCGCTGGCTGTGGTGGCCCAGCAATCTTTCATTGACAACAAAAGCCATTTTGGAGGAGTAGCCCGGATCCGTAAAAAAGGGGAGGAAGAATACCGCTGGCTGCTGGGGCTGGAAGTACCCTTCACCTGGGATGCCGATGGGCGTGTAAGGGAGATTATCTGTGCCTTTCTGGATCTCACTCATGCTATTGATACCAATGCACAAATTTCTGTGGCACTCAGTGAGATACTGCGACGGCAGAACGAAAATCTGTTGAATAAACTCACTGCAAGGGAAAAAGACGTGTTGGGTCTCGCTGTACAGGGACTGAACAATAAAGAGATAGCCCATTCCCTGAACCTAAGCCGCTATACCGTAGAAACACATCGTAAGAATATCCGGTTGAAACTAAAAGTCCGCAATACTACAGAGCTGGTCGCCATCGCCCGAAAGATCGGCTATCAATGA
- a CDS encoding SPFH domain-containing protein, protein MNVFLMIVAFLGLIVALSSFVTVQQGNVAITTIFGKYNRILFPGLNWKIPLVEKVFKKISVQNRSVELEFQAITIDQANVYFKAMLLYSVWNQEEETLKNVAFKFMDERSFMQALVRTIEGSIRGFVATKRQAEVLGLRKDITEHVKEQIDKTLEEWGFHLLDLQMNDITFDEVIMKSMAQVVSSNNLKAAAENEGQALLITKTKAAEADGNAIKIAAEAERQAAQLRGMGVALFREEVAKGMTTAAKEMQQANLDTSVILFSMWTEAIKNFAENSKGNVIFLDGSSEGMDQTMKQMMALNKLMENKSMK, encoded by the coding sequence ATGAATGTATTCCTGATGATTGTGGCATTCCTGGGCCTTATTGTAGCCCTGTCTTCCTTCGTAACTGTACAGCAGGGCAATGTTGCTATTACCACCATTTTCGGTAAATACAACCGCATCCTCTTCCCTGGTCTGAACTGGAAAATACCCCTTGTTGAAAAAGTATTTAAAAAGATCTCTGTCCAGAACAGGTCTGTGGAGCTGGAATTCCAGGCCATCACCATTGATCAGGCCAACGTATACTTCAAAGCGATGTTGCTTTATTCTGTATGGAACCAGGAAGAAGAAACACTGAAAAACGTAGCCTTTAAATTCATGGATGAAAGAAGTTTCATGCAGGCGCTGGTACGCACCATCGAAGGTTCCATCCGTGGATTTGTAGCCACCAAAAGACAGGCGGAAGTACTTGGCCTGCGTAAAGACATTACTGAACACGTAAAAGAACAGATCGATAAAACCCTGGAAGAGTGGGGCTTTCACCTGTTAGACCTGCAGATGAATGATATCACCTTCGATGAAGTGATCATGAAATCCATGGCACAGGTAGTATCTTCCAACAACCTGAAAGCCGCCGCAGAAAACGAAGGACAGGCATTGCTGATCACTAAAACCAAAGCAGCGGAAGCAGATGGTAATGCCATCAAAATCGCTGCAGAAGCTGAACGTCAGGCAGCACAGCTGCGTGGTATGGGTGTAGCCCTGTTCCGCGAAGAAGTGGCCAAAGGTATGACCACCGCCGCTAAAGAAATGCAGCAGGCTAACCTCGACACCTCTGTGATCCTTTTCTCCATGTGGACCGAAGCTATCAAAAACTTTGCTGAAAACTCCAAAGGTAATGTGATCTTCCTGGATGGTTCTTCTGAAGGAATGGACCAGACTATGAAACAGATGATGGCCCTCAACAAACTGATGGAAAACAAAAGCATGAAGTAA
- a CDS encoding acetyltransferase: protein MHQKNIVIIGSSGHGKVVADILSLMPQYKVAGFIDGFKEKGTVCTGGLTVLGAEQDLPAIMQNLNVCGGIVAIGDNWVRSQVVAKILAIAPSFEFINAVHPSAVISASATIGTGNMISANAVINAYSNIGHHCIINSAACIEHDNQMDDYASVAPRVVTGGNVAIGTFTAVSIGAIVKHGIRIGEHSLIGAGALVLKNVDAFSTWYGVPARKMAERKAGEKYL from the coding sequence ATGCATCAGAAAAACATCGTTATCATTGGTTCTTCAGGCCATGGTAAGGTAGTGGCAGACATCCTTTCCCTGATGCCGCAATATAAGGTGGCAGGCTTTATCGATGGCTTCAAGGAAAAAGGGACCGTTTGTACCGGAGGACTAACTGTTTTGGGAGCAGAGCAGGACCTCCCAGCTATCATGCAAAACCTGAACGTGTGTGGAGGCATTGTGGCCATTGGCGACAACTGGGTCCGCAGCCAGGTAGTAGCTAAAATACTGGCTATCGCTCCCAGCTTCGAATTTATCAATGCGGTACATCCTTCTGCAGTGATATCTGCCAGCGCTACTATCGGTACCGGCAATATGATTTCAGCCAATGCTGTCATCAATGCCTATAGCAATATCGGCCACCATTGTATCATCAATTCGGCAGCCTGTATAGAACATGACAACCAGATGGATGACTACGCCAGCGTAGCACCCCGGGTGGTCACTGGCGGAAACGTTGCCATCGGGACATTTACAGCAGTTAGTATAGGCGCCATCGTTAAACATGGTATCAGGATCGGAGAACACAGCCTGATCGGCGCCGGCGCCCTGGTACTCAAAAACGTGGATGCTTTCAGCACCTGGTATGGCGTACCCGCCAGGAAAATGGCTGAACGCAAAGCCGGTGAAAAATACCTGTAG
- a CDS encoding nucleoside deaminase, with product MIDDTFYMKQALKEAHKAFEDGEVPIGAVVVLNNQIIGRGHNQVERLNDCTAHAEMIALTAAFNTLGSKYLMEATLYVTVEPCLMCAGALYWSKIGKIVYAAADDKNSYRRATGDRSPFHPKTKLEAGPCREESLQLMKTFFEQKR from the coding sequence ATGATTGATGATACTTTTTATATGAAGCAGGCGCTGAAAGAAGCGCATAAAGCTTTTGAAGATGGCGAAGTGCCTATTGGCGCCGTGGTGGTACTCAACAACCAGATCATCGGTCGTGGACACAATCAGGTGGAGCGATTAAACGATTGTACCGCACATGCGGAAATGATCGCGCTCACCGCAGCCTTTAATACGCTGGGCAGCAAATATCTGATGGAAGCCACCCTGTATGTGACCGTAGAGCCTTGCCTGATGTGCGCCGGAGCCCTGTACTGGAGCAAAATAGGCAAGATCGTATATGCGGCAGCGGATGATAAAAACAGCTATCGCCGCGCCACCGGCGACCGTTCTCCTTTTCATCCCAAAACCAAACTGGAGGCTGGTCCCTGCCGCGAAGAAAGCCTGCAACTGATGAAGACTTTTTTTGAGCAAAAACGCTAA
- the ligA gene encoding NAD-dependent DNA ligase LigA, with product MYTKEIEITLTQLAKDMLSHLQQQTLLQSIDETLEALRRVITYNDWRYYVQSDPVLSDYEYDQLFAWLKKLEQERPDLISPDSPTQRVAKGLTKEFVTVQHLVPMLSLENSYNADDLIDWDRKAREGAGLPEIEYCIEPKFDGASISLIYENDRLTRGATRGDGIAGEDITTNIRQIRSIPLSASFSKYGIHQIEIRGEVLINKNTFKAFNDKRIAENLPPLANPRNAASGSLRMVDPNEVAKRGLEAFLYHMSYHTMEDEQQEPDAIKTHSGTLDLLSTLGFRSPAKEKKVVKGIQAVIDYCLQFEAERDNLPYEIDGMVIKVNDYALQDKLGMTTHHPRWAIAYKFKARQATSRLRAVEFQVGRTGSITPVAKIDPVHIGGVTVSSISLFNEDVIREKDLKLGDMVLVERAGDVIPYIVKSVADLRTGEEQDIIFPTSCPVCNDKLVKPEGESVWRCSNINCEAQVVERMIHFVSKDAMDIKSFGESNVRKFYAQDLMKDIPGIYQLDFDKIGAMEGFGKKSLSNLQTAIEQSKTQPLHRLIFGLGIRYVGETTAKTLANAVTNIMDLKDWTEEQILALEDIGPKVAGAIRQFFANEDNIHMLEKLASLGINMTNTKSQLHTSGTLSEQTFLFTGTLHKLKRSEAEEMVEQQGGKIVSGVSSKLNYLVVGDDAGSKLEKAKKINTIRIITEDEFLEMIK from the coding sequence ATGTACACAAAGGAAATAGAAATAACCCTGACACAGCTGGCCAAAGATATGCTCAGCCACCTGCAGCAACAAACATTGTTGCAATCCATTGATGAAACCCTGGAAGCATTACGTCGGGTAATCACCTACAACGACTGGCGCTACTATGTGCAAAGTGATCCGGTACTCAGCGACTACGAATATGATCAGCTCTTTGCCTGGCTCAAAAAACTGGAACAGGAACGTCCGGACCTTATCAGCCCCGACTCTCCCACCCAGCGCGTCGCCAAAGGACTCACCAAGGAGTTTGTCACCGTACAGCACCTGGTGCCTATGCTCAGTCTCGAAAACTCCTACAATGCCGACGATCTGATCGACTGGGACCGCAAAGCCCGCGAAGGCGCTGGTCTGCCGGAGATAGAGTATTGTATTGAACCGAAGTTTGATGGCGCCAGCATCTCACTCATTTATGAGAATGACCGCCTTACCCGTGGTGCCACCCGTGGCGACGGTATTGCCGGAGAAGACATCACTACCAATATCCGGCAAATACGTTCTATTCCACTATCTGCCAGCTTCTCCAAATATGGTATCCATCAGATAGAAATACGCGGCGAAGTACTGATCAACAAAAACACCTTCAAAGCATTCAACGATAAACGCATTGCCGAAAACCTGCCACCACTGGCCAATCCACGCAACGCCGCCTCCGGCTCGCTGCGCATGGTAGACCCTAATGAAGTGGCCAAACGCGGACTGGAAGCTTTTCTCTACCATATGAGCTATCATACTATGGAAGATGAACAGCAGGAACCCGATGCCATCAAAACACATAGCGGTACGCTCGATCTCCTGTCTACACTCGGTTTCCGTAGTCCTGCCAAAGAGAAAAAAGTAGTAAAAGGCATCCAGGCTGTGATCGATTACTGCCTGCAGTTTGAAGCAGAACGCGACAACCTGCCTTATGAGATTGATGGTATGGTGATCAAGGTAAATGACTACGCCCTGCAGGATAAACTGGGGATGACCACCCACCATCCACGCTGGGCCATTGCCTATAAATTCAAAGCACGCCAGGCTACCAGCAGACTGCGTGCTGTAGAATTCCAGGTAGGCCGCACCGGCTCTATCACCCCGGTAGCTAAAATAGATCCGGTACATATCGGTGGCGTGACTGTTTCTTCTATCTCCCTGTTCAACGAAGACGTGATCCGGGAAAAAGATCTCAAACTGGGCGATATGGTGCTGGTAGAAAGAGCCGGCGATGTAATCCCCTATATCGTGAAGTCAGTTGCCGACCTGCGTACCGGCGAAGAACAGGATATCATATTCCCTACCAGTTGCCCTGTTTGTAACGACAAACTGGTAAAACCCGAAGGAGAAAGCGTATGGCGCTGCTCCAATATCAACTGTGAAGCACAGGTGGTAGAACGTATGATCCACTTCGTCAGCAAAGATGCCATGGACATCAAAAGCTTCGGAGAAAGCAATGTGCGCAAGTTCTACGCCCAGGACCTGATGAAAGATATACCCGGCATCTATCAGCTCGACTTCGACAAAATCGGCGCCATGGAAGGCTTTGGTAAAAAATCCCTCAGCAATCTGCAAACAGCCATTGAGCAGTCCAAAACCCAGCCGCTGCATCGCCTGATATTCGGCCTGGGCATCCGTTATGTAGGTGAAACCACTGCCAAAACACTGGCCAATGCCGTCACCAATATCATGGACCTGAAAGACTGGACAGAAGAACAGATACTTGCGCTGGAAGACATCGGTCCAAAAGTAGCCGGCGCCATCCGTCAGTTCTTTGCCAATGAAGACAATATTCACATGCTCGAAAAACTGGCTTCGCTGGGCATCAATATGACCAACACCAAAAGCCAGCTGCATACTTCCGGTACCCTCAGCGAACAAACCTTCCTCTTTACCGGTACCCTCCACAAGCTGAAACGCAGTGAAGCAGAAGAAATGGTAGAACAACAAGGCGGTAAAATCGTGAGTGGCGTAAGCAGTAAACTCAACTACCTCGTAGTAGGAGATGATGCCGGCAGTAAACTGGAAAAAGCAAAAAAAATCAACACCATCCGGATCATCACAGAAGATGAGTTCCTGGAGATGATCAAATAG
- a CDS encoding NUDIX hydrolase: MMSMYTKNINTHLVEIKSYFKVAISVDCVIFGFNNDELKVLLIESDLKEYKGKWSLLGDIVRPDEELDEAAYRVLKARTGLDNVYMEQVQTFGAINRHPAGRVITVAYYSLVNIEHVELKKNNNDLHWHSVKDLQNMAFDHKQILETCHERLKQQVMVQPVGFNLLPKKFSLRELQNLYEAILDVELDRRNFRKKFLSMDLLLDLNEEEEDVPHRPAKLYKFNFEKYDQRKKRYLGIGF, from the coding sequence ATGATGTCTATGTACACCAAAAACATCAATACTCACCTTGTTGAGATAAAGAGCTATTTCAAAGTCGCCATTTCGGTAGACTGTGTCATTTTTGGATTTAATAACGACGAGCTGAAAGTGTTGTTGATTGAATCCGATCTGAAAGAATATAAAGGCAAATGGTCATTACTGGGAGACATTGTACGGCCGGATGAAGAGCTGGACGAGGCAGCCTACAGAGTGCTCAAAGCACGTACTGGCCTGGATAATGTGTATATGGAGCAGGTGCAGACCTTCGGTGCTATCAACCGTCACCCTGCAGGTCGTGTAATTACAGTAGCCTATTATTCGCTCGTGAATATTGAACACGTAGAACTGAAAAAAAATAATAACGATCTGCACTGGCATTCTGTGAAAGACTTACAGAACATGGCGTTCGACCATAAACAGATTCTGGAAACCTGTCACGAACGACTCAAACAGCAGGTGATGGTACAGCCTGTAGGCTTCAATCTGCTGCCGAAAAAATTCTCCCTGCGCGAGCTGCAAAATCTGTATGAAGCCATCCTGGATGTAGAGCTGGACCGCCGCAACTTCCGTAAGAAGTTTCTTTCAATGGATCTTTTGCTGGACCTGAATGAAGAAGAGGAAGATGTACCGCACCGACCTGCCAAACTCTACAAGTTTAATTTTGAGAAATACGACCAGCGTAAAAAGCGTTATCTGGGCATAGGCTTCTAG